One Brassica napus cultivar Da-Ae chromosome A1, Da-Ae, whole genome shotgun sequence genomic region harbors:
- the LOC106345695 gene encoding uncharacterized protein LOC106345695 isoform X2 yields the protein MKRPVGAEKKRVKRSSGSASTAARDSGSDAPPRKGVKKDLFQMFAEKVRDHKGLESRWAVMEQARVEYFRGKDFVNFIKNNPECKEVLEEDKDLDTEDIANVLLEKNLLVRCDRVTKTLRPGKKKLSTWPAHLEIFREDQAFSETDAFFAWTFEKRHPLWQTLLSFFWPVLTLAICLFPVYPHRCKLIVLYSCAGILLMILSLLFVRAVAFGAMWILLGKRVWFFPNILAEEATLKELFRFWPKKDEEEPPKWTSRLFYTVVAVVVVMLLRRHAPDEAARARYQRRMSNIIDDVLEWSPKLALSGLMENQPPVNITEAANNSSDAASPDHTEEADVDETQSEEEAEDWTNSNIKT from the exons atgaagaggcCGGTCGGAGCCGAGAAGAAAAGGGTTAAACGATCATCGGGATCTGCATCCACCGCCGCTAGAGATTCCGGTTCTGATGCTCCACCAAGG AAAGGTGTGAAGAAGGATTTGTTTCAGATGTTTGCTGAGAAAGTTAGAGACCACAAGGGGTTGGAATCAAGATGGGCTGTTATGGAGCAAGCGCGTGTAGAGTACTTCAGAGGCAAAGATTTCGTCAACTTCATTAAGAACAACCCCGAGTGTAAAGAGGTTCTAGAAGAAGATAAAGACCTCGACACTGAAGATATCGCCAATGTGTTGTTGGAGAAGAACCTTTTGGTTCGCTGTGATCGTGTTACCAAAACCCTCCGTCCCGGGAAGAAAAAGCTCTCTACTTGGCCTGCTCATCTTGAGATTTTCCGT GAAGATCAAGCTTTCTCTGAGACTGATGCCTTTTTTGCATGGACGTTTGAGAAACGGCATCCACTCTGGCAAACGCTTTTGTCCTTCTTCTGGCCTGTGTTGACTCTTGCAATCTGTTTGTTTCCTGTCTACCCACACCGTTGCAAGCTCATTGTTCTCTACTCATGTGCCGGCATTCTTTTGATGATTCTCTCCTTGCTTTTCG TGAGAGCAGTTGCTTTCGGTGCTATGTGGATTCTTCTTGGAAAGCGTGTCTGGTTCTTCCCCAACATTCTTGCGGAGGAAGCCACATTGAAGGAACTGTTCCGTTTCTGGCCAAAGAAAGACGAGGAAGAACCGCCCAAGTGGACATCTCGACTTTTCTACACAGTTGTGGCTGTTGTTGTTGTCATGCTTCTCAGGCGCCATGCCCCTGATGAGGCTGCTCGAGCTAG GTACCAAAGAAGGATGTCCAACATCATTGATGATGTCCTTGAGTGGTCCCCAAAGCTAGCACTCTCTGGTTTGATGGAGAATCAGCCACCGGTGAACATCACAGAGGCCGCTAACAACTCCTCAGATGCAGCAAGTCCCGACCATACTGAAGAAGCTGACGTAGACGAAACACAAAGCGAGGAGGAAGCTGAAGACTGGACCAACtctaatataaaaacataa
- the LOC106405145 gene encoding peptidyl-prolyl cis-trans isomerase-like, protein MSMEITFRFNETDRAAVTMSGGKFTVNFNPVGPLVPPAGSRLNDNGSHVHPQASGGFTINVNPLGQFVPLAGGGLNVNKAHVHPPAGGFKKGYGSENTKLFDPSLKMANPRVFFDMTVDGKPAGRIVMELFADTTPRTAENFRALCTGEKGIGKFGKPLHYKGSIIHEVFPGYTLCGGDIIGGKFGFAECIYGSRFFDDENFIKMHTGPGILTMWDCRPNTNGSQTQFMICLRKIVEFDGECVLFGQVVEGLDMIENIEKEVARTDDVS, encoded by the exons ATGAGTATGGAAATTACTTTTCGATTTAATGAAACCGACAGAGCCGCCGTTACAATGTCGGGTGGTAAATTCACAGTTAACTTTAACCCTGTTGGCCCACTCGTACCACCGGCTGGTAGCAGATTAAACGACAATGGATCCCACGTTCATCCGCAGGCTAGTGGTGGGTTCACAATTAACGTTAATCCTCTTGGCCAGTTCGTACCACTGGCTGGTGGCGGATTGAACGTTAACAAGGCCCATGTTCATCCTCCTGCGGGTGGCTTTAAAAAGGGATATGGATCTGAAAATACTAAACTCTTTGATCCATCTTTGAAAATGGCTAATCCTAGGGTTTTCTTTGATATGACCGTGGACGGAAAACCGGCTGGTCGGATAGTGATGGAGCTCTTTGCCGACACAACTCCACGGACGGCAGAGAACTTCCGTGCCCTCTGTACAGGCGAGAAAGGCATTGGGAAGTTCGGTAAACCACTCCACTACAAGGGATCAATCATCCACGAGGTGTTCCCTGGTTATACCTTGTGTGGAGGAGATATCATTGGTGG aaaatttggattcgCCGAATGTATCTACGGAAGTAGGTTTTTCGACGATGAGAACTTCATCAAGATGCACACCGGTCCAGGTATACTCACCATGTGGGACTGTAGACCAAACACCAACGGATCTCAGACTCAGTTCATGATCTGCTTGAGGAAGATTGTGGAATTCGACGGGGAGTGCGTCCTGTTTGGCCAAGTTGTTGAGGGATTGGATATGATTGAGAACATTGAGAAGGAGGTCGCTCGAACTGATGATGTATCTTAA
- the LOC106400142 gene encoding peptidyl-prolyl cis-trans isomerase CYP19-1-like has protein sequence MEITFRFNETDRAAFTINVPSGGGFTVNFKPVGQLVPPAGGRLNNNGSHVHPQASGGFTINVNPIGLPVPPANELNVNGAHVHPPSAGGVKEKYESENPKHSDPSLKMANPRVFFDMTVGGKPAGRIVMELFADTTPRTAENFRALCTGEKGIGKFGKPLHYKGTIFHKVFPNYTLCGGDIIGGGEEPGGECIYGSRFFDDENFIKTHSGPGILTMWNCRENTNGSQFMICLRKIVEFDQECVAFGQVVEGLDVIQNIEKEVGRPDLSGVPNKLVVIADCGQIS, from the coding sequence ATGGAAATTACTTTTCGTTTTAATGAAACCGACAGAGCCGCCTTTACAATTAACGTTCCGTCAGGTGGTGGATTCACAGTTAACTTTAAACCCGTCGGCCAACTCGTTCCACCGGCTGGTGGCCGATTAAACAACAATGGATCCCACGTTCACCCTCAGGCTAGTGGTGGTTTCACAATCAACGTTAACCCTATTGGCCTACCTGTACCACCTGCCAATGAACTAAACGTTAATGGAGCCCATGTTCATCCTCCTTCGGCTGGTGGCGTCAAAGAGAAATATGAATCTGAAAACCCTAAACACTCTGATCCCTCTTTGAAAATGGCCAACCCTAGGGTTTTCTTTGATATGACAGTGGGCGGCAAACCAGCTGGTCGGATCGTGATGGAGCTCTTTGCCGACACAACACCACGGACGGCAGAGAACTTCCGTGCCCTCTGTACTGGCGAGAAAGGCATTGGGAAGTTTGGTAAGCCACTCCACTACAAGGGAACAATCTTCCACAAGGTATTTCCCAATTATACCTTGTGTGGAGGAGATATCATTGGTGGCGGGGAGGAACCAGGAGGCGAATGTATCTATGGAAGTAGGTTTTTCGACGACGAGAACTTCATCAAGACGCACAGCGGTCCAGGTATCCTCACCATGTGGAATTGTAGAGAAAACACCAACGGATCTCAGTTCATGATCTGCTTGAGGAAGATCGTGGAATTTGACCAAGAATGCGTCGCGTTTGGCCAAGTTGTTGAGGGATTGGATGTGATTCAGAACATTGAGAAAGAGGTCGGCCGACCTGATCTTAGCGGCGTGCCTAACAAGCTCGTGGTGATTGCCGACTGCGGTCAAATTTCCTAG
- the LOC106345695 gene encoding uncharacterized protein LOC106345695 isoform X1, translating to MKRPVGAEKKRVKRSSGSASTAARDSGSDAPPRKKGVKKDLFQMFAEKVRDHKGLESRWAVMEQARVEYFRGKDFVNFIKNNPECKEVLEEDKDLDTEDIANVLLEKNLLVRCDRVTKTLRPGKKKLSTWPAHLEIFREDQAFSETDAFFAWTFEKRHPLWQTLLSFFWPVLTLAICLFPVYPHRCKLIVLYSCAGILLMILSLLFVRAVAFGAMWILLGKRVWFFPNILAEEATLKELFRFWPKKDEEEPPKWTSRLFYTVVAVVVVMLLRRHAPDEAARARYQRRMSNIIDDVLEWSPKLALSGLMENQPPVNITEAANNSSDAASPDHTEEADVDETQSEEEAEDWTNSNIKT from the exons atgaagaggcCGGTCGGAGCCGAGAAGAAAAGGGTTAAACGATCATCGGGATCTGCATCCACCGCCGCTAGAGATTCCGGTTCTGATGCTCCACCAAGG AAGAAAGGTGTGAAGAAGGATTTGTTTCAGATGTTTGCTGAGAAAGTTAGAGACCACAAGGGGTTGGAATCAAGATGGGCTGTTATGGAGCAAGCGCGTGTAGAGTACTTCAGAGGCAAAGATTTCGTCAACTTCATTAAGAACAACCCCGAGTGTAAAGAGGTTCTAGAAGAAGATAAAGACCTCGACACTGAAGATATCGCCAATGTGTTGTTGGAGAAGAACCTTTTGGTTCGCTGTGATCGTGTTACCAAAACCCTCCGTCCCGGGAAGAAAAAGCTCTCTACTTGGCCTGCTCATCTTGAGATTTTCCGT GAAGATCAAGCTTTCTCTGAGACTGATGCCTTTTTTGCATGGACGTTTGAGAAACGGCATCCACTCTGGCAAACGCTTTTGTCCTTCTTCTGGCCTGTGTTGACTCTTGCAATCTGTTTGTTTCCTGTCTACCCACACCGTTGCAAGCTCATTGTTCTCTACTCATGTGCCGGCATTCTTTTGATGATTCTCTCCTTGCTTTTCG TGAGAGCAGTTGCTTTCGGTGCTATGTGGATTCTTCTTGGAAAGCGTGTCTGGTTCTTCCCCAACATTCTTGCGGAGGAAGCCACATTGAAGGAACTGTTCCGTTTCTGGCCAAAGAAAGACGAGGAAGAACCGCCCAAGTGGACATCTCGACTTTTCTACACAGTTGTGGCTGTTGTTGTTGTCATGCTTCTCAGGCGCCATGCCCCTGATGAGGCTGCTCGAGCTAG GTACCAAAGAAGGATGTCCAACATCATTGATGATGTCCTTGAGTGGTCCCCAAAGCTAGCACTCTCTGGTTTGATGGAGAATCAGCCACCGGTGAACATCACAGAGGCCGCTAACAACTCCTCAGATGCAGCAAGTCCCGACCATACTGAAGAAGCTGACGTAGACGAAACACAAAGCGAGGAGGAAGCTGAAGACTGGACCAACtctaatataaaaacataa